From the Daucus carota subsp. sativus chromosome 8, DH1 v3.0, whole genome shotgun sequence genome, one window contains:
- the LOC135148540 gene encoding spore wall protein 1-like, whose translation MAGSKGSKSGGSPSVGSKTGGSAASSTKSGGSQKGSGGSSGSKVQGSSNDTMKAPGQDGFISRSGFESDPKGYFKGKVKMAGSKGSKSGGSTSMGSKTGGSAASSTKSGGGSQKGSGGSSLRVTGKAISKVFVIKSE comes from the exons ATGGCAGGTTCTAAAGGTTCGAAATCTGGTGGTTCTCCCTCAGTGGGCTCCAAAACGGGTGGTTCTGCTGCTTCGAGCACGAAAAGTGGTGGTTCCCAGAAAGGTTCTGGCGGGTCCTCGGGAAGCAAGGTCCAGGGATCAAGTAACGATACTATGAAGGCTCCTGGGCAGGATGGGTTCATCTCAAGGAGTGGTTTTGAGAGTGACCCTAAAGGCTATTTCAAAGGT AAAGTGAAAATGGCAGGTTCTAAAGGCTCGAAATCTGGTGGTTCTACCTCAATGGGCTCCAAAACGGGTGGTTCTGCTGCTTCGAGCACGAAAAGTGGTGGTGGTTCGCAAAAAGGTTCTGGTGGGTCCTCATTGAGAGTGACCGGAAAGGCTATTTCAAAGGTCTTCGTGATTAAGTCTGAATAA
- the LOC135148344 gene encoding cytochrome P450 CYP749A22-like, with the protein MVDEIRALYGAGHLTTTNLLSWTVFLLAVDTDWQDKARKEVVEHFGQENPSSDGIARLKSMNMIINESLRLYPPVLTVTIAVKKEVKLGSLTLPPNLSIFISILALHHDPQIWGKDVHLFKPERFSERVAKATNNNAAAFIPFGMGPRTCVGLNFTTNESKIALSMILQRYKFSLSPNNVHHPADIFILTPKNGVKVILQKL; encoded by the exons ATGGTGGACGAGATCAGGGCGTTGTATGGTGCTGGTCATCTAACAACGACAAATTTACTTTCATGGACCGTTTTTCTTCTAGCAGTGGACACAGATTGGCAGGATAAAGCTAGGAAGGAAGTGGTTGAACACTTTGGCCAGGAAAATCCTTCATCTGATGGCATTGCCAGGCTTAAATCC ATGAACATGATTATAAACGAGTCACTCAGACTCTATCCACCCGTGCTTACTGTGACAATAGCAGTTAAAAAGGAAGTAAAATTAGGAAGCCTCACTCTTCCTCCAAATCTCAGCATTTTCATTTCCATACTCGCTCTTCATCACGATCCTCAGATATGGGGCAAAGATGTTCATCTCTTCAAACCAGAGAGATTTTCTGAAAGGGTGGCTAAAGCGACAAACAACAATGCTGCAGCATTCATTCCTTTCGGTATGGGGCCTCGGACTTGTGTGGGACTGAACTTCACAACAAATGAATCAAAGATTGCACTTTCAATGATCCTGCAGAGGTACAAGTTCTCACTGTCCCCAAACAATGTTCATCACCCGGCTGATATATTTATCCTCACCCCGAAAAATGGAGTTAAAGTGATACTTCAGAAACTGTAA
- the LOC135148390 gene encoding cytochrome P450 716A67-like — MENAVSIVRNLPTNMGTFIGVFLLAVDTDWQDKARKEVVQHFGQENPSSDGIARLKSMNMIINESLRLYKYGAKMFISSDQKDFLKGWLKRQITMLQHSFPSVWGLGLVWD; from the exons ATGGAGAACGCAGTGTCTATTGTTAGAAACTTGCCAACGAATATGGGAACTTTTATTGGAG TTTTTCTTCTGGCAGTCGACACAGATTGGCAGGATAAAGCTAGGAAGGAAGTGGTTCAACACTTTGGCCAGGAAAATCCATCGTCTGATGGCATTGCCAGGCTTAAATCC ATGAACATGATTATAAACGAGTCACTTAGACTCTACAAATATGGGGCAAAGATGTTCATCTCTTCAGACCAGAAAGATTTTCTGAAGGGATGGCTAAAGCGACAAATAACAATGCTGCAGCATTCATTCCCTTCGGTATGGGGCCTCGGACTTGTGTGGGACTGA